In Propionicimonas paludicola, a single window of DNA contains:
- the infA gene encoding translation initiation factor IF-1 translates to MAKKEGALELEGTVVEALPNAMFRVELSNGHKVLATISGKMRQHYIRIIPADRVVVELSPYDLSRGRIVFRHR, encoded by the coding sequence ATGGCGAAGAAGGAAGGCGCCCTCGAGCTCGAGGGGACGGTTGTCGAGGCACTGCCGAACGCAATGTTCCGGGTGGAACTGTCGAACGGTCACAAGGTGCTTGCGACGATCAGTGGGAAGATGCGGCAGCACTACATCCGCATCATTCCGGCCGACCGTGTCGTCGTCGAGCTTTCTCCCTATGACCTGAGCCGTGGGCGCATCGTCTTCCGGCACCGGTAG
- a CDS encoding superoxide dismutase, whose protein sequence is MAYTLPDLDYDYGALAPSISGEIMELHHSKHHAAYVAGANTALEKLAEAREKADFAAIPKLEKDLAFHLGGHINHSVFWKNMSPNGGGEPEGEVGSAIDEFFGSFTGFKGQFEAAANSLQGSGWAMLVWDTLGKRLNINQLYDQQNNLPVGQLPVLQLDMWEHAFYLQYKNVKADYVKSWWNVVNWADVAQRLAKAKAADIL, encoded by the coding sequence ATGGCCTACACCCTGCCGGATCTCGACTACGACTACGGTGCACTCGCCCCGTCGATCTCGGGAGAGATCATGGAGCTGCACCACAGCAAGCATCACGCCGCCTATGTGGCCGGCGCGAACACCGCTCTGGAGAAGCTCGCCGAAGCGCGCGAAAAGGCCGACTTCGCGGCGATTCCCAAGCTGGAGAAGGACCTGGCCTTCCACCTGGGTGGCCACATCAACCACTCGGTCTTCTGGAAGAACATGTCGCCCAACGGCGGCGGCGAGCCCGAGGGTGAGGTCGGCTCCGCGATCGACGAGTTCTTCGGTTCGTTCACCGGCTTCAAGGGCCAGTTCGAGGCCGCAGCCAACTCGCTGCAGGGCTCCGGCTGGGCGATGCTGGTCTGGGACACCCTGGGCAAGCGACTGAACATCAACCAGCTCTACGACCAGCAGAACAACCTGCCGGTCGGGCAGCTGCCGGTGCTCCAGCTGGACATGTGGGAGCACGCGTTCTACCTGCAGTACAAGAACGTCAAGGCTGACTACGTGAAGTCCTGGTGGAACGTCGTCAACTGGGCCGATGTGGCCCAGCGGCTGGCCAAGGCGAAGGCGGCCGACATCCTCTGA
- the rpmJ gene encoding 50S ribosomal protein L36: MKVQPSVKKICDKCKVIRRHGRVMVICDNPRHKQRQG; encoded by the coding sequence ATGAAGGTTCAGCCGAGCGTCAAGAAGATTTGCGACAAGTGCAAGGTCATTCGCCGGCACGGTCGCGTGATGGTGATCTGCGATAACCCGCGCCACAAGCAGCGCCAGGGCTGA
- the rpsK gene encoding 30S ribosomal protein S11, with amino-acid sequence MATAGRTAAQKAAKTKLRRKEKKNVVAGQAHIKSTFNNTIISITDPTGAVIAWASAGTVGFKGSRKSTPFAAGMAAEAAGRRAMEHGMKRVDVFVKGPGSGRETAIRSLGAVGLEIGPISDVTPVPHNGCRPPKRRRV; translated from the coding sequence TTGGCTACTGCAGGACGTACCGCGGCCCAGAAGGCTGCGAAGACCAAGCTGCGTCGCAAGGAAAAGAAGAACGTCGTCGCCGGACAGGCGCACATCAAGAGCACGTTCAACAACACGATCATCTCGATCACCGATCCCACCGGTGCGGTGATCGCATGGGCCTCTGCCGGCACCGTCGGCTTCAAGGGCTCCCGGAAGTCCACCCCGTTCGCTGCCGGTATGGCCGCTGAGGCCGCTGGCCGCCGCGCCATGGAGCACGGCATGAAGCGGGTGGACGTCTTCGTCAAGGGTCCCGGCTCCGGCCGCGAGACCGCGATCCGTTCGCTCGGCGCCGTCGGCTTGGAGATCGGTCCGATCTCCGATGTCACCCCGGTGCCGCACAACGGTTGCCGTCCGCCGAAGCGCCGTCGCGTCTAG
- a CDS encoding MBL fold metallo-hydrolase encodes MKLAEGLHRIGNDLVACHLVVTPDGLTLVDAGLAGHWKPLLRELGSIGADPEDISAILLTHGDSDHVGFAERLRREHGVPAYIHAADAGRATGGPKPETGWGKASPFAVVQFLGYAATHGGLKTEWLTEVTSFEAPITLDVPGRPQVIGLPGHSPGSVAFHFASVGALFVGDALTTRDVLTGRRGLAPAPFTDEPAQAVTSLHALAELPTGWLVPGHGPALPDITPVSLEDEITRTAHNH; translated from the coding sequence ATGAAGCTCGCTGAAGGTCTGCACCGGATCGGCAATGACCTGGTCGCCTGCCACCTGGTGGTCACCCCGGACGGCCTGACCCTGGTGGACGCCGGACTGGCCGGCCACTGGAAGCCCCTGCTGCGCGAGCTCGGCTCGATCGGAGCCGATCCCGAAGACATCTCGGCCATCCTGCTCACCCACGGCGACTCCGACCACGTCGGCTTCGCTGAGCGGCTGCGCCGCGAGCACGGCGTGCCGGCATACATCCACGCCGCCGATGCCGGACGAGCCACCGGCGGCCCCAAGCCCGAGACCGGCTGGGGCAAGGCCAGCCCCTTCGCCGTGGTGCAGTTCCTCGGCTATGCGGCGACCCATGGCGGCCTGAAGACCGAGTGGCTGACCGAGGTGACCAGCTTCGAGGCGCCGATCACCCTGGACGTCCCGGGTCGGCCGCAGGTGATCGGGTTGCCCGGCCACTCCCCCGGCAGCGTCGCCTTCCACTTCGCCAGCGTTGGCGCGCTGTTCGTCGGCGACGCCCTGACCACCCGGGACGTGCTCACCGGACGCCGCGGACTGGCCCCCGCGCCGTTCACCGACGAGCCCGCCCAGGCCGTGACGTCACTGCACGCCCTGGCCGAGCTGCCGACCGGGTGGCTGGTCCCGGGCCATGGCCCGGCCCTGCCCGACATCACCCCGGTTAGCCTGGAGGACGAGATCACGCGCACGGCGCACAATCATTGA
- a CDS encoding NAD(P)-dependent oxidoreductase: MKITVLGGTGYGGAAVAAEAAKRGHEVTAVARRAPEQPLDGVAYLTGSLQDADFRAQAVAGADVVFEALSPRGDMVGQVEAIFDDLARLAAENGFRLGVLGGAGSLLVAEGGPRIIDVANPPADVLAEMQLGVYKLEAFRAAAEGLDWFYVSPAAEFGSWVPSTVTGSYRTSDDILLSDENGKSEISAADLALAVLDEIEEPRHTRRRFHVAH; encoded by the coding sequence ATGAAGATCACAGTCCTCGGTGGCACCGGTTACGGTGGCGCCGCAGTGGCGGCCGAGGCCGCCAAGCGTGGACATGAGGTGACGGCGGTCGCCCGCCGCGCTCCGGAGCAGCCGCTGGACGGCGTCGCCTACCTCACCGGCAGCCTGCAGGATGCCGACTTCCGGGCGCAGGCCGTGGCCGGCGCCGACGTGGTCTTCGAGGCGCTCTCGCCCCGCGGCGACATGGTCGGCCAGGTCGAGGCGATCTTCGACGATCTCGCCCGGCTCGCCGCCGAGAACGGCTTCCGACTCGGCGTGCTCGGCGGTGCCGGCTCGCTGCTGGTCGCCGAGGGCGGACCGCGGATCATCGACGTGGCCAACCCGCCGGCCGACGTGCTGGCCGAAATGCAGCTGGGCGTCTACAAGCTCGAGGCCTTCCGGGCCGCAGCCGAGGGCCTGGACTGGTTCTACGTCAGCCCCGCAGCGGAGTTCGGTTCCTGGGTGCCCAGCACGGTCACCGGCAGCTACCGGACCAGCGACGACATCCTGCTCTCCGACGAGAACGGCAAGTCCGAGATCTCGGCCGCGGACCTGGCCCTGGCCGTCCTGGACGAGATCGAGGAGCCGCGGCACACGCGGCGCCGCTTCCACGTCGCGCACTGA
- a CDS encoding resuscitation-promoting factor: protein MAFKHLATAAVTLALTGGGVATGAALHKDVRLVVDGVERPTSTFALTVSDVLSANGVTVSGLDQVSPAPQSPVSNGSVITVRYAKPITLTLDGSEGTFMTTEVELADALAAKVPDLNRSWTSVALASPVPRTGLEVTVSTPKQVRLVVDGKTRSITTTANTVDDLLAEQNVTTWAQDRVSPSTQAVLAEGDRVVVQRVRISTLQRTESIAFASKKKSDPTLWLGESRVVSTGKAGKATRIYRVVEIDGKKTDRSLVSETVLAKPVAQVIAVGSKVTGNGAGINLARAAMWDRIARCESGGNWSINTGNGYYGGLQFNLAAWKSNGGRDFAAYPHQASRAEQITVANRYYAKAGTRPWTCA, encoded by the coding sequence TTGGCTTTCAAGCACCTCGCCACCGCTGCGGTGACGCTCGCCCTCACCGGCGGCGGAGTCGCGACCGGCGCCGCGCTGCACAAGGACGTCCGCTTGGTCGTCGACGGGGTGGAACGCCCGACGTCGACCTTCGCCCTCACCGTCTCCGACGTCCTGTCGGCGAACGGCGTGACGGTGAGTGGGCTGGACCAGGTCTCCCCCGCCCCCCAGTCTCCGGTCTCCAATGGCTCGGTGATCACGGTGCGCTATGCCAAGCCGATCACCTTGACCCTGGACGGCTCCGAGGGCACATTCATGACCACCGAGGTGGAGCTGGCCGACGCGCTGGCCGCCAAGGTTCCCGACCTGAACCGCTCCTGGACGTCGGTGGCGCTGGCCAGCCCGGTGCCGCGCACCGGCCTGGAAGTGACCGTCAGCACCCCCAAGCAGGTCCGCCTCGTGGTGGACGGCAAGACTCGCTCGATCACCACCACTGCGAACACCGTGGACGATCTGCTGGCCGAGCAGAACGTGACCACCTGGGCCCAGGACCGGGTCAGCCCGTCGACCCAGGCCGTGCTCGCCGAGGGCGACCGCGTGGTCGTCCAGAGAGTCCGGATCTCGACGCTCCAGCGCACCGAGTCGATCGCCTTCGCCAGCAAGAAGAAGTCCGACCCCACCCTGTGGCTGGGAGAGTCTCGCGTAGTCAGCACCGGAAAGGCCGGCAAGGCCACCCGGATCTACCGGGTCGTCGAGATCGACGGGAAGAAGACCGATCGCTCCCTGGTCAGCGAGACCGTGCTGGCCAAGCCGGTCGCTCAGGTGATCGCTGTCGGCTCCAAGGTGACCGGGAACGGCGCCGGGATCAACCTGGCCCGGGCGGCCATGTGGGATCGGATCGCTCGCTGCGAGTCCGGCGGCAACTGGTCGATCAACACCGGCAACGGCTACTACGGCGGCCTCCAGTTCAACCTGGCCGCCTGGAAGTCCAACGGTGGACGCGACTTCGCGGCCTACCCGCACCAGGCCAGCCGGGCCGAACAAATCACTGTTGCCAACCGGTACTACGCCAAGGCCGGCACTCGTCCCTGGACCTGCGCCTGA
- a CDS encoding TetR/AcrR family transcriptional regulator has product MPTPARTSTAQIVAAGRSLASAEGLDALTMQRVAALVGVRAPSLYKRVPSRAALVRLVASDLLAELGAALADSGGSGDPEADLTRLAHAFRAFALAEPGILSLVFSPLPAEMAPDPQDVARSVEPLLVLTGAMVGPQRALPAARTLTAWISGFARMEGQGAFGLGGSVDEAFDFGLDVLLAGLRGAGSAH; this is encoded by the coding sequence ATGCCTACTCCAGCACGGACCTCCACGGCGCAGATCGTCGCGGCCGGCCGCAGCCTGGCGTCCGCCGAAGGGCTGGACGCTTTGACCATGCAGCGGGTCGCCGCGCTGGTCGGCGTCCGGGCTCCGTCGCTGTACAAGCGGGTGCCCAGCCGGGCCGCGCTGGTCCGCCTGGTGGCGTCCGATTTGTTGGCCGAGCTGGGTGCCGCGCTGGCCGACAGTGGCGGCTCCGGGGATCCGGAGGCCGACCTCACCCGACTGGCTCACGCCTTCCGCGCCTTCGCCCTGGCTGAACCCGGCATCCTGTCGCTGGTGTTCAGCCCGCTGCCCGCCGAGATGGCCCCGGATCCTCAGGACGTGGCGCGCAGTGTCGAGCCGCTCCTGGTCCTCACCGGAGCGATGGTCGGTCCGCAGCGGGCCTTACCGGCGGCCCGGACCCTCACCGCCTGGATCTCCGGCTTCGCCCGGATGGAGGGGCAGGGCGCCTTCGGGTTGGGCGGCAGCGTCGATGAGGCCTTCGACTTCGGCCTGGACGTCCTGCTGGCCGGTCTGCGAGGAGCTGGATCGGCCCACTGA
- the rpsM gene encoding 30S ribosomal protein S13, protein MARLIGVDLPREKRLEIALTYIFGIGRTRAKETLAATGISGDIRVHQLTDDQLVALRDHIEANYETEGDLRRSVAADIRRKIEIGSYQGRRHRMGLPVRGQRTRTNARTRKGKKKAVAGKKKAR, encoded by the coding sequence ATGGCACGCCTGATCGGGGTCGATCTGCCGCGCGAGAAGCGCCTCGAGATCGCCCTCACTTACATTTTCGGCATTGGCCGTACCCGCGCCAAGGAAACCCTGGCAGCCACTGGCATCAGTGGCGACATCCGTGTTCACCAACTCACCGACGACCAGCTCGTTGCGCTTCGCGATCACATCGAAGCCAACTACGAGACGGAAGGCGATCTGCGACGCTCCGTCGCCGCCGACATTCGCCGCAAGATCGAGATCGGCTCCTACCAGGGCCGTCGTCACCGTATGGGCCTGCCGGTTCGTGGTCAGCGCACCCGAACCAACGCTCGCACCCGCAAGGGCAAGAAGAAGGCCGTCGCCGGGAAGAAGAAGGCCCGCTAA
- the rplQ gene encoding 50S ribosomal protein L17 has product MPKPTKGPRFGGSPAHQRIILANLATQLFQHGKITTTEAKAKRLQPLADRLISKAKRGDLHNRRLVLQTVTDPGVVHILFADIAPKVAERDGGYTRITKIGPRKGDNAPMAVIELVTETVEESRKAKEKGAAKKAEPAKAPAAKKAPAKKAPAKAEVVEEAAVEAVADEAVEAEAPVEEAVVEEAPKAKKAPAKKAAAKDEAEAEA; this is encoded by the coding sequence ATGCCAAAGCCGACTAAGGGCCCTCGTTTCGGCGGTAGCCCGGCGCACCAGCGGATCATCCTGGCCAACCTGGCCACCCAGCTGTTCCAGCACGGGAAGATCACCACCACCGAGGCCAAGGCCAAGCGCCTGCAGCCGCTTGCTGATCGGCTGATCAGCAAGGCCAAGCGTGGCGATCTGCACAACCGTCGTCTGGTGCTGCAGACCGTCACCGACCCGGGCGTGGTGCACATCCTGTTCGCCGACATCGCTCCGAAGGTCGCCGAGCGCGACGGTGGCTACACCCGGATCACCAAGATCGGTCCGCGCAAGGGCGACAACGCCCCCATGGCCGTGATCGAGCTCGTCACCGAGACCGTCGAGGAGTCCCGCAAGGCCAAGGAGAAGGGCGCGGCCAAGAAGGCTGAGCCGGCCAAGGCTCCTGCTGCCAAGAAGGCCCCGGCCAAGAAGGCTCCGGCCAAGGCCGAGGTCGTCGAAGAGGCTGCTGTCGAGGCCGTCGCGGACGAGGCCGTCGAGGCTGAGGCTCCGGTCGAGGAAGCCGTCGTCGAGGAGGCCCCGAAGGCCAAGAAGGCTCCGGCCAAGAAGGCTGCGGCCAAGGACGAGGCTGAGGCCGAGGCCTGA
- the rpsD gene encoding 30S ribosomal protein S4: MARYTGPITKKSRRLGTDLVGNDKAFEHRPYPPGMHGRGRTKESEYLLQLKEKQKARYAYGVLEKQFRRYYEEANRLSGKTGDNLLIILESRLDNVVYRSGLASTRRQARQLVVHGHFLVNGKKVNIPSYRVSAYDVIDIKEKSINLTPFVVARETHNAQVVPGWLTVRPNKGRILVHQLPVREQIVIDVTEQLIVELYSK, translated from the coding sequence ATGGCCCGTTACACCGGCCCAATCACGAAGAAGTCCCGCCGGCTCGGCACCGACCTGGTGGGCAATGACAAGGCCTTCGAGCACCGTCCGTACCCGCCGGGTATGCACGGTCGCGGCCGCACCAAGGAGAGCGAGTACCTGCTTCAGCTCAAGGAGAAGCAGAAGGCTCGTTACGCCTATGGCGTGCTCGAGAAGCAGTTCCGTCGCTACTACGAAGAGGCCAACCGGCTGTCCGGCAAGACCGGTGACAACCTGCTGATCATCCTCGAGTCCCGTCTGGACAACGTCGTTTACCGTTCCGGCCTGGCGTCCACTCGTCGCCAGGCTCGCCAGCTCGTGGTCCACGGCCACTTCCTGGTGAACGGCAAGAAGGTGAACATCCCCAGCTACCGGGTGAGCGCCTACGACGTGATCGACATCAAGGAGAAGTCGATCAACCTGACCCCGTTCGTGGTTGCTCGTGAGACCCACAACGCTCAGGTCGTCCCGGGTTGGCTCACCGTCCGCCCGAACAAGGGCCGGATCCTGGTGCACCAGCTGCCGGTTCGCGAGCAGATCGTCATCGACGTCACCGAACAGCTGATCGTCGAGCTCTACTCCAAGTAA
- a CDS encoding resuscitation-promoting factor → MKKTLIGLALTLALVGASGTPADAIVPAGTVDATASVTTTAPAATPNLSGKLKSVTLKVGTAKAKRIKTRAVTVADVLLARQITLGPDDYVKPALSTVLKKKMKITVYRVVTVTTTVTEKIPFAVTKIPNNTMRKGTTKVITPGQLGSAERTYTITTANGKVTAKVKVSENVLLAPVTKVVEVGTKGKALNLARMKLWNRIARCESGGRWHINTGNGYYGGLQFNLGTWRSNGGRDFASYPHKASKAEQVTVANRLYAKRGTRPWSCA, encoded by the coding sequence GTGAAGAAGACTCTGATCGGCCTCGCCTTGACCCTCGCTCTGGTCGGCGCCAGCGGCACCCCTGCTGACGCCATCGTCCCCGCCGGCACCGTGGACGCCACCGCGAGCGTCACCACCACGGCCCCGGCGGCAACCCCGAACCTGAGCGGCAAGCTGAAGAGCGTCACCCTCAAGGTCGGCACCGCCAAGGCCAAGCGGATCAAGACCCGCGCGGTCACCGTGGCCGACGTGCTGCTGGCTCGCCAGATCACCCTCGGCCCGGACGACTACGTCAAGCCGGCTCTGAGCACCGTGCTCAAGAAGAAGATGAAGATCACCGTCTACCGGGTGGTCACCGTCACCACGACCGTCACCGAGAAGATCCCGTTCGCGGTCACCAAGATCCCCAACAACACCATGCGCAAGGGCACCACCAAGGTGATCACCCCCGGCCAGCTCGGTTCCGCCGAGCGGACCTACACGATCACCACGGCCAACGGCAAGGTCACCGCCAAGGTGAAGGTGAGCGAGAACGTCCTGCTGGCACCGGTGACCAAGGTTGTTGAGGTCGGCACCAAGGGCAAGGCGCTCAATCTGGCCCGAATGAAGCTATGGAACAGGATCGCGCGGTGCGAGTCCGGCGGACGCTGGCACATCAACACCGGCAACGGCTACTACGGCGGCCTCCAGTTCAACCTGGGCACCTGGCGCTCCAACGGCGGTCGCGACTTCGCGTCCTACCCGCACAAGGCCAGCAAGGCCGAGCAGGTCACCGTGGCCAACCGGCTGTACGCCAAGCGCGGCACCCGGCCGTGGAGTTGCGCCTGA
- a CDS encoding PadR family transcriptional regulator, with the protein MEIDKQLLKGTIPLLVLHLLAQADLYGYQLIKALEQISSGAFRFSEGSLYPVLHTLDRDGMLHAYWRQAESGRQRKYYAITDRGRRELVERRSQWRNLTVAIDAVLAEELPHD; encoded by the coding sequence ATGGAGATCGACAAGCAGCTGCTGAAGGGGACGATACCGCTGCTGGTGTTGCACCTGCTGGCGCAAGCAGATCTCTACGGGTATCAGCTGATCAAAGCGCTGGAGCAGATCTCGTCCGGGGCCTTCCGGTTCTCCGAAGGCTCCCTCTATCCGGTGCTCCACACCCTGGATCGAGACGGGATGCTGCACGCCTACTGGCGCCAGGCCGAGTCCGGCCGCCAGCGCAAGTACTACGCCATCACCGACCGTGGTCGGCGTGAGCTGGTCGAGCGCCGCAGTCAGTGGCGCAACCTCACCGTCGCGATTGACGCCGTCCTGGCCGAGGAGTTGCCACATGACTAA
- a CDS encoding DNA-directed RNA polymerase subunit alpha, giving the protein MLIAQRPILTEEVVDEYRSRFVIEPLEPGFGYTLGNSLRRTLLSSIPGAAVTSIKIEGAQHEFSTLPGVVEDVTEIILNLKSLVLSSEEDEPVLMYLRKSGAGSVTAADIAPPAGVEIHNPDLHIATLNEDGKIEMELVVERGRGYVSSVQNKNPDAEIGRIPVDSIYSPVLKVTYKVEATRVEQRTDFDKLIVDVETKASIKPRDAVASAGKTLVELFGLARELNVDAEGIEIGPSPVDEQLAADLALPVEELKLTMRSYNCLKREGIHTVSELVSRSEQDLLDIRNFGSKSIEEVKLRLHEMGLSLKDSSPGFDPLGALSNYDSDVDYDDSY; this is encoded by the coding sequence ATGCTCATTGCCCAGCGTCCGATCCTTACCGAAGAGGTCGTCGACGAATACCGCTCGAGGTTTGTCATCGAGCCCCTGGAGCCCGGCTTCGGGTACACCCTCGGCAACTCGCTGCGTCGCACGCTGCTGTCGTCCATCCCGGGCGCCGCGGTGACCAGCATCAAGATCGAGGGTGCCCAGCACGAGTTCTCCACCCTGCCCGGTGTCGTCGAGGACGTCACCGAGATCATCCTGAACCTGAAGTCCCTGGTCCTGTCCAGCGAAGAGGACGAGCCGGTGCTGATGTACCTGCGCAAGTCTGGCGCCGGCTCGGTGACCGCGGCCGACATCGCTCCGCCGGCCGGCGTGGAGATCCACAACCCGGATCTGCACATCGCCACCCTCAACGAGGACGGCAAGATCGAGATGGAGCTGGTCGTCGAGCGTGGCCGTGGCTACGTCTCCTCGGTCCAGAACAAGAACCCCGACGCCGAGATCGGCCGGATCCCGGTCGACTCGATCTACTCGCCGGTGCTCAAGGTCACCTACAAGGTCGAGGCCACTCGTGTTGAGCAGCGCACCGACTTCGACAAGCTGATCGTGGACGTCGAGACCAAGGCCTCGATCAAGCCGCGCGACGCCGTCGCCTCTGCGGGCAAGACCCTGGTCGAGCTCTTCGGCCTGGCCCGCGAACTGAATGTCGATGCCGAGGGCATCGAGATCGGCCCGTCCCCGGTGGACGAGCAGCTTGCTGCGGATCTGGCGCTGCCGGTGGAGGAGCTCAAGCTCACCATGCGCAGCTACAACTGCCTCAAGCGTGAGGGCATTCACACCGTCAGCGAGTTGGTCTCCCGCTCCGAGCAGGACCTGCTGGACATCCGCAACTTCGGCTCCAAGTCGATCGAGGAAGTCAAGCTGCGCCTGCACGAAATGGGCCTCTCTCTGAAGGACAGCTCGCCGGGCTTCGACCCGCTGGGTGCCCTGTCCAACTACGACAGCGACGTCGACTACGACGACTCGTACTGA
- a CDS encoding YrdB family protein: MLNLAVRFGLELAGVATAGYLGFQFAPSGWRPLGAIAGAIALATVWGLFLAPKASSPIPLSSRELVGTILLLAVAGTLALSGQLWWGLGFAALLVANQAVLLLVGPRTGEFA, from the coding sequence ATGTTGAACCTCGCTGTTCGCTTCGGCCTGGAGCTGGCCGGTGTCGCCACCGCCGGATACCTGGGCTTTCAGTTCGCCCCCTCCGGCTGGCGCCCGCTGGGCGCGATCGCCGGCGCCATCGCGCTGGCCACTGTCTGGGGGCTGTTCCTGGCGCCGAAGGCGTCCAGCCCGATCCCGCTGAGCTCACGCGAGCTGGTCGGGACCATCCTCCTGCTCGCCGTGGCCGGCACCCTGGCACTATCGGGGCAGCTGTGGTGGGGCCTCGGCTTCGCTGCCCTGCTGGTCGCCAACCAGGCCGTCCTGCTGCTGGTCGGCCCGAGGACGGGAGAGTTCGCATGA
- a CDS encoding permease prefix domain 1-containing protein has translation MTKSKTPLRWLYLVAAALISCIRVLPVPLGTKSIWAEAATALGLSWVFEPLALVALGVVLGRRHGWDHRTAFGICLTSLVAIVATRIGPGEPQQLISEYSITILATLPLTCASVFLGLATGASLRRAPDPVAGLKSPELPGLRSFTTIATATINDPRERADAVTELYQHATSRHEELVTAGAEPHAAMTQTLAELGDPVELSRELARAHRQPVTAAAIGGILLVGLVFAGLLLAAVIAYLSQEPIAMILVTVVAVLGTSAILISALRRKP, from the coding sequence ATGACTAAGTCAAAAACCCCACTGCGATGGCTCTACCTGGTGGCTGCGGCGCTGATCAGCTGCATCCGGGTTCTGCCCGTCCCGCTCGGCACCAAGAGCATCTGGGCCGAGGCAGCCACCGCGCTCGGCCTCTCCTGGGTGTTCGAGCCGCTCGCCCTGGTAGCACTCGGTGTGGTGCTGGGCCGTCGCCACGGGTGGGATCACCGGACCGCCTTCGGCATCTGCCTCACCAGCCTGGTCGCCATCGTGGCCACCCGGATCGGGCCCGGGGAGCCTCAGCAACTGATCAGTGAGTACTCGATAACCATCCTGGCCACGCTGCCGCTCACCTGTGCGTCCGTCTTCCTGGGCCTGGCGACCGGCGCCAGCCTGCGCAGAGCACCGGACCCGGTAGCCGGTCTGAAGTCGCCCGAGCTCCCCGGGCTGCGATCCTTCACCACGATCGCAACGGCCACCATCAACGACCCCCGCGAGCGGGCCGACGCCGTGACCGAGCTCTACCAGCACGCCACCAGTCGACACGAGGAACTGGTGACAGCCGGTGCCGAGCCGCACGCGGCCATGACCCAAACCCTTGCTGAACTCGGAGACCCGGTCGAGCTGTCCCGCGAACTGGCCCGGGCGCACCGCCAGCCGGTGACCGCCGCAGCCATCGGCGGAATCCTCCTGGTCGGGCTCGTGTTCGCCGGGCTCCTGCTGGCCGCGGTCATCGCCTACCTGAGCCAGGAGCCCATCGCCATGATCCTGGTCACCGTGGTCGCAGTGCTGGGGACCTCGGCCATCTTGATCTCTGCACTGAGGAGGAAGCCATGA